The Nitrosospira lacus genome window below encodes:
- a CDS encoding acyl-CoA ligase (AMP-forming), exosortase A system-associated: MADLVHKLIFKSADLFPDREALVYRDERIGYAVLAKAIDSAGKAMLALGLDRGERVAVYLEKRPETVAALFGATAAGGVFVPVNPLLKPEQVAYILRDCNVRILITSADRLRLLAAVLSQCHDLHTVIVVNPGAIAPVIVGLNIISWDDALAAGHGKAHHGIDSDMAAILYTSGSTGKPKGVVLSHRNLVAGAASVAQYLKNDPDDRILSVLPLSFDYGLSQLTTAFHACATSVLMNYLLPRDIIEIVERERITGLAAVPPLWIQLAQLNWPSHILLRYITNSGGAMPRATLDLLRSKAPNTQVFLMYGLTEAFRSTFLSPEEVDRRPDSIGKAIPNAEVLVLREDGSLCAAGEPGELVHRGALVSMGYWNDREKTAERFKPVPSRQSGLTIPELAVWSGDTVRMDEEGFLYFIGRRDEMIKTSGYRVSPTEVEEVIYATELVGEAAAIGIPHPILGQAIVLVVTSRNDATLDHDALLAACKLHLPAFMLPSRIESREGNLPRNPNGKIDRKLLAQTLQNAFMEHGT; encoded by the coding sequence ATGGCAGATCTTGTTCATAAGCTCATTTTCAAGTCCGCGGATCTTTTTCCTGACAGGGAGGCGCTGGTTTATCGAGATGAGCGGATAGGCTACGCGGTGCTGGCCAAGGCCATCGACTCGGCTGGGAAGGCGATGCTCGCTTTGGGACTTGATCGAGGGGAACGCGTCGCGGTTTATCTCGAGAAACGCCCGGAAACAGTTGCCGCACTGTTCGGCGCTACGGCCGCTGGAGGTGTTTTCGTACCTGTGAACCCTCTTCTCAAGCCGGAACAGGTGGCGTATATCCTGCGCGACTGCAATGTAAGAATCCTGATCACTTCAGCCGACCGGCTGAGACTGCTTGCTGCGGTTCTATCGCAGTGCCATGATCTGCATACCGTGATAGTGGTCAACCCGGGGGCGATTGCGCCGGTTATCGTCGGCTTGAATATCATATCCTGGGATGACGCCCTTGCCGCCGGGCATGGCAAGGCGCATCACGGTATCGATAGCGATATGGCAGCGATTCTTTATACTTCCGGCAGTACCGGCAAGCCAAAGGGTGTGGTCCTTTCCCACCGTAATCTGGTAGCCGGTGCTGCGAGTGTTGCCCAATACCTGAAAAATGATCCCGATGACCGGATTCTATCGGTACTGCCGCTGAGTTTTGACTATGGGCTGAGTCAGCTGACTACCGCTTTTCATGCGTGTGCGACGAGTGTTCTGATGAACTATCTGTTACCGCGAGATATCATCGAGATTGTCGAGAGGGAGCGCATCACGGGTCTGGCCGCAGTGCCCCCATTGTGGATTCAACTGGCCCAGTTGAATTGGCCATCGCACATTTTACTACGCTACATTACAAATTCAGGCGGAGCAATGCCGCGAGCAACTCTCGATTTACTGCGCAGCAAAGCTCCCAATACCCAGGTATTCCTGATGTATGGCCTCACCGAGGCGTTCCGTTCGACCTTTCTGTCTCCCGAGGAAGTGGATAGGCGTCCCGACTCCATCGGTAAGGCCATCCCCAATGCCGAAGTGCTGGTGCTACGCGAAGATGGGTCGCTGTGCGCTGCTGGTGAGCCGGGGGAGCTGGTGCATCGTGGAGCCCTGGTTTCCATGGGATACTGGAATGACCGGGAAAAGACCGCCGAGCGTTTTAAACCTGTCCCTTCCCGTCAGTCCGGGCTGACTATTCCGGAATTGGCGGTATGGTCGGGAGATACGGTGCGCATGGATGAAGAAGGCTTCCTTTATTTCATTGGTCGCCGTGATGAAATGATCAAGACATCGGGTTATCGTGTCAGCCCCACCGAAGTGGAAGAAGTGATCTACGCCACGGAACTCGTGGGAGAAGCTGCCGCCATTGGAATACCTCACCCGATACTGGGTCAGGCTATCGTTCTGGTCGTCACGTCGCGGAACGATGCGACGCTGGACCACGACGCATTGCTGGCTGCCTGCAAGCTTCATCTTCCGGCTTTCATGCTGCCCAGCCGGATCGAATCCAGGGAAGGTAATTTGCCGCGCAATCCCAACGGCAAGATAGACCGTAAACTGCTCGCCCAGACGCTGCAAAATGCTTTTATGGAACACGGCACATGA